The window TATGCCCCATTATTTTGTTTGCTCTCGTTCTCAATGATTCCCGATTCCGTCTCCCTTCTAGTGAACCATGAGCTAAGCCTGCGAGCTTCTCTTTGGATTTGGAAGAACACGCAATCAGGAATAATCTTTGCAGAAATTAAACTGGTTCCTACTATACATCCTTAGAGTTTTGGATAATGACAGTTCCCGCTGCTAGAATAATTCATGCTGCAGTAACCTTGGCAAAACCTAGATGGCAATGACAATTAACACATAAAGCTGACAGGTTCAATCCCCACAACAATCCATTATCACGAGTGAGCTTATGTAAGTTAAAACTATAAGGACGTCGTGGGTGAAATAAGACGAGGGAGGGGGTGGATCTGCATCATCGCATCAATACAAGTCATTAATAGCACTTATTAATGCTCCTGCAACACATCAACTAACCACGTCCTCTTTCACCTGCTAATATTTACTTCCCTCTGTCAACTCTATATAATCACCTGTCCTTCACTGGAGAATGCATCTTTCAGTCATCTCTTATCTTCCTTCTAGTCCTCTCCGAGCATACAGAGATGGAGAAGCAGAAGAGCAATCAGGCTCCAATGTTGATGTGGGTTTTGGTCGCTGGCTTGCTTTCCCACAACTTGGTCTTCCCTGTCTTGGCCACAACCTTTGAAGATCAAAAGACCTACTACTCCCCACCAGACCCGCATTCAAGAAGTCCCCCTtctggtctctctctctctctctctctctctctctctctctctctctctatatatatatatatatatatatatatatatatatcacacagAGGCAATCGCGCTCCAAACTACAGTACTTGCACCCTATATATCTTGCATGCACGACCTACTTTTTTCTTACTAAGTTGCTAGATAATTTGTAAATTATGTGTTCGCGTGTATTCATGCTATTATATAtagcatttttttaatactatataTGCATGTGATAGTGGGAAGAAAATGTTCATATCTGATCAAATCACTAAGAGGATTCAGCTAAAGAAACCTCTGTAAATCTACTTTACttcttaatttcttccaatatcTAGACTGTTAACGGTTCAAATTCTAATTGGCAGGTTCACACACCCCTTCCCATGGAACTACACCTTCACATGGCTCAGGAGGTAGCTCTGGTGGCACACCATCTCACTCAACCCCGTCAACCCCTTCAGGTGGAAGCCACAATCCAACACCATCAACCCCTTCAGGTGGAGGCCACAATCCAACACCATCAACCCCTTCAGGTGGAGGCCACAATCCAACACCATCAACCCCTTCAGGTGGAAATTGTGGGACCCCACCAAGTGTTCCTACTCCATCAATACCATCAAACCCTCCTCGAGGTGGTACCTACCCCACCCCTCCGACCACTGGAGGCAGCCCCCCAACACCGGTCAGTGTAAGCCCACCAACCACCCCAAGTATCATTCCAGGCACCCCTTTCACCCCCACGCCTCCTTTCATTCCTGATCCTAATTCACCCTTCTCATGCAAGTAAGTTTCTATTATTCACCTCGAATCTAAACTATATGAAATAGATCAAATATATACACCTATCATCATGCAGTGTCCATATATTAACAACTAACAACTGACAcgtatgttttgtttttcttacagTTACTGGAGAACTCACCCTGCGCTAATATGGGGTGTTTTGGGCTGGTGGGGAACAATGGGAAACGCATTTGGTGTTG is drawn from Populus nigra chromosome 5, ddPopNigr1.1, whole genome shotgun sequence and contains these coding sequences:
- the LOC133693377 gene encoding protodermal factor 1-like; this encodes MEKQKSNQAPMLMWVLVAGLLSHNLVFPVLATTFEDQKTYYSPPDPHSRSPPSGSHTPSHGTTPSHGSGGSSGGTPSHSTPSTPSGGSHNPTPSTPSGGGHNPTPSTPSGGGHNPTPSTPSGGNCGTPPSVPTPSIPSNPPRGGTYPTPPTTGGSPPTPVSVSPPTTPSIIPGTPFTPTPPFIPDPNSPFSCNYWRTHPALIWGVLGWWGTMGNAFGVGSLPGFGTSMTVQQALSNTRTDGYGTLYREGTASLLNSMVSNRFPFTTRQVRENFISALASNKAAGAQGHLFKLANEGRLKPRA